CACCTTTTTGAGTTTCTTTTCCTTCTGCTTCATAGATTTCAGCACCATTACCAGAGAAGTAAAATAGTGCCGTTTCCGTATCTCCATCTTGAGGATTAAAAAGTTGCTCTATCAAAAATTTTAATTGATCAGGTTCATAAGGATTTTTATGATCTTTATCTTGTTGTTCAAATTGATTGAGCAATATTTGAACTTGATCAAACTGACCAATTGTCCGCAGTAATTCTGCGATATCCTCAGCATCTTTCAGAGAATGTTGTGGGCAAGGAATACCCTCTTTGTATTGGTTTACTCCAATGACTAATGCTTTTCTTTTCATGATTTCACCTAGTTTCTGAGTTAAAAAAGTTGAACCTGAAAATTTTATTCGCTTGTAACTGATTTAGATAAAGGAGCGATTGTCTTCATATCGGGCTTCAGAATTGCGCTCGCATCTTGCCCTCCGAAGGAGCGAGCGCGAGGTTTCAAGGAGACATCCTCAATACATCAATTGCAGCGACCATTTCTCTAGCTTGCCCGTATCCAGACGTTGCAGGTCTTTGACCCGCAGCGACCAGTTGCCTTGAATCGGTTGGCCGATCAAGGCTTCTAGAGCAGGAGTAGATGTCCGGTCGTAGGTCATCCTCAGATTGTCTTTACTGCCGCCTGAAATATTATGCAGGGTGACACTCTGACCAGAGGGAGCCACAATTTCCACCAGTAAGTCGCCAATGTAAGTGTGGGGGATGACTACCCCTACAGAGATATCCTTGAGGGTTCCTGACTGGGCAATTGCGATGGCGCTGCTGATTCCTGTGGGAGTATTGTCGGGAATTGACAGGTTCGGACTCACTTCACCTCGGGCAACTTGCCCCGCTGACTCGTACTCAATTTCGATGTTCCAGCGATTGAGCCGGCCGATGTCACGGGAGGCCAAATCTCGCACGTTCAAGAGCCAATCTCCCGCAATCAATTCGCCGTTCAAAACCGACAAGGCTGGCGTTGAGCTTGAACTGTAGGTCTGTTGCCAATCTCGACGAGAGCCACCAGCACGGTCGTGGAGCAGGACTTTCTTGCCAGATGGGGACTGCAACTCCACTTGCAGGTCGCCAATGTAGGTGTGGGTGATGTCTATGCTGACAGACAGGCTTTTGACTTTACCCGCTTGGCTGATGGCGATCGCACAGCTAATTCCTTCGCGCTTGTTATCGGGAATGAGCAGGTCAGCAGTGACCTTTCCCGTCACCACGTTGGAGGGGACTAGCGAACCCACCTTGAGGCGGATCACCTCACCGGGTTCTGAGATATCGGCAAGAGCCAGCCCTGAATCAGAGCTATCCCAGTCCCGAGTCGAAGGGGTTGTGGCGTAAGACAAGGCCACGCCATCCACTCGTTTAAACAGATCGGTGCTATCTCCTTGGTTGCGATTGCTTTCGATATCCAGATGCCCGTCTGCTTGAAGCAAACCACATTGGTAGTGGCGCTCGCGGGTTCCCCCCTGCCACTCGTTCGACCCCAGAGTATCGCAGTGGTAGACCGCTAGTCCGCTATCGGGGAGGTAGGCATCTAAGCCGCGTTGAGTGCGGTTTTCAATGATGAAGTATTCATTGGCGCGATCAGTTTCATATTTCATCAGGGTGCCGTAGTCCCCCTGTTTGGACTCATAGACACCGGGAGAGTTCAAGCGGACTTGGCGATCACACCACCCGACCAGATCTCGCAAGTAGCCGCAGATGGGGGCAGGGGTGTGGCCGTTGTTGAGGTGGTTGCCAGCGGACATCAGGCAGTAATACCCCATGCCGGCACTCTTCTCAAAATCGCCATCCCGAGATCCGTAGTCGTATAAGTCTGGGAGGCGGCAGAGAAGATGGCCGCTTTCATGGCAGAAGGTGCCGATGCTCAGGTCAACTCGCTCGCGGCCTAAGCTCTGGATCGTGTAGTAACGAACTTTGATGCCGTTGTAGATCAGGTTAAGTTCTGAGTTATGGGGCCAGAGGTTGCCTTCATAAACGGTGCGCCCGGCATACATGAAGCTAAGGGCATCGACGATGCTTTCACCGCAAGAGTCAAATTGAGACAGATTGATCCTCAGTTGGTTGACCACTTTATCGAGGGCTTCCCGACAGAGGAGGTTCTGGACGTAGTAGCGTTGGTTCTGGCTCAGTTTAATCGGCCCCACCACCACATTGGAGTAGTCCAATTTGCCGTTGGACATCAGGTGGTAGTATTCGCGCACCGAGCAGAAGTTGCCGTTTTCTCGATAGTTGGGGGCGTTTAACATCGCCTCCACGTCGGCGGCGGTAACTGCACTGGTGAGGTCGGCAAATTCAACCAGCACCGTTAAGCCGCGAATGTGTCCCTCACTGACGCGCCGCCCTTCCAGCAGCCCATTGTTAGGTCCGAGAGTCCTGGCCACGTTAGCAGCCGCACCAGGTTGTGGCGGTCGCAGGTCGGCATAGCGCCTTTCAAACTTTTCGTTGCGAATAGTTTCCGCTTCTTTCAGTCCCCGCCGGATGTCTGAGGGCGGGTGCTTGGAGATGGGAACGCCGCTGGAGGCAAATCGCCCGTTCAGTAAGACGGCATAGCAGTAGAGTCCGCGTTCTGGATCGTAAACGGCGGTGTAACCGTCCTTGGTTTCATAACGGGCATAGAATTCATCCCCGAAGACGACCAGTTCCACGTCCAGTCCATTGTCTTGTTGGAAGATTACGGTTTCTCCAAATATGGCACTCATAATTTACTCCTTGTGTTGAGTTTAAATTTTCTCGAAAATTCAAAAATCCAAAATCCAAAACGGTATGAGAATCACGTTTGAGAAGGCAAGTCGGGATCAGACGGTCTCAGTTGGGTATAACGCCGGGCAAATTTCTCGCGTCGGATGGGTTCGGTTTCCTCAAGGTGCGGCTGTAGTCCTGGCGATGGCGGTGCTGAGATGGGAATGCCACTGGAAGCAAATTCACCCTCGCACAAGATGGCGTAGCCATATTGCCCCAGTTTGTCGTCGTAGATGACGGTATAACCGTCCTTGGTTTCGCGACGGGAATAGAACTCGTCACCGAAGACCACTAGCTCGACTTCAGGACCGTTTTCCTGGGGGAAGGTTAAGGTTTCTCCAAAGATGGCACTCATGGTTGACTCCTGATTTGAATGAGCGCGGATATCTTCTGACAAAGGGAGTTTCGCTCCCGTCGCTCAATTCAGTTACGATAGGGATTGTATTTTTAATCAGTTTGTCTCCCGGAAAGATCTAAAGAAGAGTTCTGCCCTACGATCTCCGAACAATTCCTGGAAATAAGACTCGTCAAATGTTATTTTGAAAACACCCTCACTATCAGTAACCGCACTGCCAACTAAGTCGATGCAAATCAAGTCCTTATCCCGCGCCTCGACTTGAACTGCAAATAGCCCTTGGCGACTATGAAGATCGATAATTTGACCAGAAATTCTAAAGGTTGTTATTTTTTCTCTCCTAAGACATACATTTGGTGCGTTGATGCGCTCCCCCCACTTCACTCAAAAATCACAAATGCTGCCGCTGGAACCGTAACCAATACTGCCTTCCCATTCCGCGCTGCCACTGTCACCGACTGACCAATCTGCGTCGCGTCCGTCGAGTAAAGGCAAGTCAACCCATCTCCCGCGCAGTGCAGGTCATTATCGATCGTCACCCAGGCAGTTTTAGGCTGGTCATAATCGGTGTTAATAGCCAGTAGCATTTCTTTGCCATCGAAAATCCGGGACCAGGGTACTACCGATCGAATTTGTCCATTCACCATTTCTGGCAAGTTGAAGCGGACTCCGTCATCGGGTGCTGAAATCGGGCGCAGGTATTGGCGACCCCGCCGCAGCAGGATATTTTGTCGGCGGATTTCTAGGATTTTGGCGAGTTCCCGATAAACCAGATGGTCTTCATTGAAGAAATGTAGCCCCCTAGTTCGGAACGCTCCAAATTCACCGCCGAACATCGACTCCCGGATATAGCGATCGCTTCCTCCTCGCCCATCGAAACATTGCTCGCTGCCGTAATAGATGCAGGGAATGCCCAAAGTTAAAGCATTTAAGGCTAAAACATTCAGCACGACTTTCGAGGCATCGGCATCGGCACAGAAACGAGCTTTCTGATTGCCTTTGCGTACCTGATCGTGGTCGTCAAAGGAAGTCACCATCTTATTGCGGAACCAAATATGAGAACTTTTATTGACCAACTCCGAGTTACGGAACAGGCTGAAATATTCGTTGGGATTGCGATATCCCTTGACCAGATATTCCAGCTTATCGGGAATATCATCGATCCCTAAAGCGGCACTGAGTCCGGTTAATTCCAGAGTTTCGTAGGCTCGTTTGCGTCCGCCGGTAATCTCGCCCAGCAGGAAAAAATTTTCCTTGCCAATGCCTTGGGCAAACTCGCGAATCACCGAGACAAAGTAGCGAGTCGCGCCCATGTCCATGTGCTTGACGGTATCAATGCGGAAGCCATCGATATCGGCGTAGGCGATCCAGTATTTATAGGCTTCACACAAGTGGCGCAGGGCGGGGGATACTAGGTAATCATCGGCCGAACCGTAGCCGTGATCGATGTCCTTGAGGTCAAAGAAATCTCCTTCCCGGAATTCGGGGTCATAGTCCCAATTTTTGATGTACCCCTTACGGGTAAAGGTATCGGGAGCCTGCAATTCCACCGGAAATAATGCCCCATCATAATCGGGGGGATTTTGCGGATCGGGTTTGGTAAAGGGTATGGTAGGACTACCGTTTTTATCATTGAAGCCCTCAACTGGGTACATCTCCCCAGTCCAAGGATGATCCTGTTCTCCCAAATAGGAAAAGACGTTGCCCGCGTGATTCAAAATGATATCCAAAATCACATAGATGCCGTTGGCATGGGCAGTTTGCACCACTTTCTGCAAGTCCTCGCGGCTGCCAAAGTGGGGTTCCACCTCTAAAAAATTCTGAATGCCGTAGCCGTGATAGGTTTCCCGAAACCGAACCTGTTTAAAAATAGGGCTAATCCAGAGTGCCGTCACTCCCAATCGTTTCAAATAGACCTCTCCAAAAATTTATAAGTCAGTCACAGCAAGGAAGAGAGGCAGATTAGACCAAGAGTCAAAATTAGCTCTCAAAACCGATTAATCAGGGTTTGAAGAGACAAAATCCAATTTTGACGGAAAACTATGGCTAATTATAACGTCAATTACTTCCCCTGATTGCTCCCCTTCTATTACTTCTAAAATTAGCGCACTAATTCTCAACCTTACTAAGCCACAAACGGTCAGTAAAACCGATTTATATCGACTTTTATTTAATCTAAATCTTTCTTGAACTACTTTAAATACTTTGACAACTCGAATTAAATGCTCAACAAAAATTCGCCGAGATGATAAAACTTTATTTTCTTTAATTTGATTCTCGGTTAATTCTCCATTCTTAGGTTTTTTATCAGGAGTTCTGATTTGATTTTCTCCTAGGTAAGCTTTATCTCCAATAAAAGTTTGTTGAGAATCGAATTTGCTTAAAGTTTGCCGACAGATTTTTATGTCGCTCGTCGGACCAGGTTGACCAATAACTACATCAACAATATCTTCAGCTTTTGGCAAGACAATAAATTGACTTTTTAAAGTATGTCTTTTTTGCTTTCCCGAATAATATATTTTTTGTTCTTGATAATCGGTCGGCCTCTCCACGGGCTGTTCTGCGCTATCGACAATCAACTCATAATCCCTTAATTGTTCAATTATTATTTCCTCTTCTTGGCACTTCTTTATTTGTTCTAACAAACTTGGCGGTAACTCTCCTTCAAAAAGTTTTTGCCAATAGGTAAAGATATTATGAGCCGTTGATTCACTCACTTGAAATATTAGTCCTAAGATTTGAAAGCTTAGATGATGTCTTAAATAAACCAACATTAGAACAATTTGTTCCTCTTCTGATAATTTAGGAGGTGTTCCGCTTCCTGGTTGATTAATCCTAATTTTGGTTTTTTCGATTTCTGATTGGTTTTTCCGATGTATAAGTTTTCCAAGTGCCATCAGTTGTTCTAGTTGTTGGTAGTCAATTCCTAATAGTCTTTTAGTTTGTTTCGGATATTTTTGAATGTATTCCCAAGTGTAGTTTTTCATGGCTTTTTTGAGTTACTATTTGTTTTATTATATCCTATATATTGTGATTTAATTAAATTATGGAGAGGTCTAATAGCCGATTTTGCTCTCTAACCCCTTGAGCGTCCCCCCCACATATTTTGTCCCCGCCTCGCGCCAGCGAGCGGCATCCGCCTCGGTTTTCACGGCATTTCCCGCATCGGCGGGGCTGTAGGGTAAGGTTGTTCCACTCTGCACGAAATTCCCCTCGTTGTCCTTGTACCCGTTTTCACGACCATTGGAGAAGCGATCGAGCATCAAGAAATAGAACGCTTGGTCTTCCCAGGCGATCGGCGACGGGAACAATCCCCCCGCTGGTGATAGGGATGCAAAATTTAGTTGGCTTAAGCCTTGAACGGTTGTTGTCATGGTATTTTTCCTCTCAATCTTTCAAACTCCTCATTCTGTCCAATGCTCTTTCAATTCCTACTTAAAATGCTTTTTTTTGGGAATGAGGTCGTTGGCTTATTTCCTCCTTTTTGACCGTCTTCATCTATATTTTTTGACTTTTTGATACCCTTCTTCTAGGGTAAAGTGCAACTATAGTAAAGTGCAGTTAAATTTTCAAAATTTAATTTTTTAGAGCCTGTCCACTCACTTATTTTTAACAAAAGTTAAGGACTCTCTCTTAAATAGTTTTTGATAAGTTCGATTCTTTATTTTGAATTCCTGGTATCTTTTGAAGCTACACTTTCAGCGATACCGAGCCGAAGCAATTCTCTTAAGATCGAATAATCGCAAAATCGGCAATGCTATTTCCCGTTATCAACCCATCTATCGCCCGAAAATGCTTGTCATAGCTAAATAAAGCCAGATTATATTGTAGAGCGGTCGCTGCGATCCACATATAGTTAGTGGGAATCGGATTTCCCTTTTTCCTCAAACCAGAATAAACTCTAGCGTAATATTCGCTGGTATCGCAATCGATCTCGCGTAGCGAGCGCTTTGCGTTCGCAAAACAGTTAATTTTGGATATTTCCCAAAATTGCTTAAGTTCCCTTCGGTTATCCCGTGAAGCGTCAACCCATCCGAAGATCGTTCAATTAAGTTTGTTTGATCTGCCGGTCATCACCGTCCGGCCCCGGCGGATGTCAAATTGGTCGGTTTTTCATCTCCGAGGTGAAACCGAGGGTTCCTTCAAGCCGATATTTTGAGGTAAAATGTTCGTGGATGTCGAATTATTTTAGGGGTTTTAAGAGCTACAGGAGAAATATAGCGGTATAATGAAGATAAAAGAATTCAAGATAATTGCCATGGAATTAGTGACGCTCGATCGAAGTAGATGTATTCAAATTCCTGAAACTTTGCTGGAACAACTAGGCATTGAATATGATAGTCAATTTCAGGTAGAAGTTCAAGATGGTAAGCTAGTCTTAAATCCAATTAAGGAAGAGCCAAAGGTTTATTACGAGAATGATGTTTTGGTTGTTGACAGCCAATTGCTAGTTAATACTGAAGCTTTTATCGAGGAGCTTAGACAAGAAAGAATGAGCTAATGTTGTGATTAAAGTTTTATTCGATACGTCGGTTTTGGTTGCATCTATTTTAGTCAACCATGAACAGCACTCAGCTTGTATTTCTTGGTTAACCAGAGTTAAACGAGGAGAAATTCAGGGTTATATTGGAACTCATACTCTTGCAGAACTCTACGCAATTTTATCGGCTTTTCCCGCAAAACCTCGTCTATCTCCTCAATTGGTACAACAATTAATTAAAGAAAATTTAGATTCCTTTGAGATTATTTCCTTAACAAGCGATGATTATAAAGCTGTAATTAATCTTATGGTAACTTTAAATTTAAGAGGAGGAGCGATTTATGATGCTTTAATTGCTTATGGTTCATTAAAAGCAGAAGTCGATCATTTATTAACTTTGAATCTCAAGCATTTTATCCGTTTTGGCGGGAGAATAGAGAAAATTTCGATGGAACCGCGATAACCTAACTAGCATATTATAGCGGTAAGCGCTTGAGTGAGATACAGACCAAGCTTTGCCTAGCATGGTTTATAGCTCGTGATACTGTACCTCATACGACTGCACACCGCTATAAACATCGCCTTCATTATGTCATAATCACGAAAAAAGACAATTAACCCTAAAAAGCCCATGCTATTAAAATGGTTGAAAATTACAGGATTGAGCTTGATAATATGGAATTTATGTTATTCGGCTGAGAGTCAAACCAGTGCAGAAATCTTACGTCCAAGAAGTTGCAGAGTAGAAAGTGAGTTACGTTCGCTTAATAGTAATGTATCAACTTATATTCAGGTGATTAATAGAAGTTCTTCTTCTGTTAAGGTGTACTGGATAGATTTCAATGGCAAACGTCAGCATTATTTTGACCTTGACCCCTTACAATCCCGTGACCAGCAAACTTATGTAACTCATCCTTGGCTTATTGCTCAGTCTGGAGCGAACCAACCTTGTATACATATATTCCTACCAATTCCCCAAAAAGGAATTATTATTATAGATTGAGATGTTACAGTTACTCCAGAGAAAACACTGAAGAAGTAGTGCTAATAACTCAAGAACAAAGTCAATATGGGAACTCTCTACTCGCCCTTAGAAATCCGTGAAATCGAAACATCATATTTCGCTGTACGCGTCTGGGTTGAACGGCTCTCTACTCGCCCTTAGAAATCCGTTGAATGGAAACTAACCAGTAAGATTCGTCAGCCGATGGATTCATAGTCTCTCTACTCGCGCTTAGAAATCAGTTGAGCGGTCAACGGAAGTCAACCCGTCCCACAATAGAGAGGTCATCGCGCCCGATTCCTCATCGAAAATTTGGGTCTGAAACCCCGTCGTTCTACGACGGCTTTACTGTTAAATATTAGCGCA
This portion of the Microcystis aeruginosa NIES-2549 genome encodes:
- a CDS encoding transposase family protein yields the protein MKNYTWEYIQKYPKQTKRLLGIDYQQLEQLMALGKLIHRKNQSEIEKTKIRINQPGSGTPPKLSEEEQIVLMLVYLRHHLSFQILGLIFQVSESTAHNIFTYWQKLFEGELPPSLLEQIKKCQEEEIIIEQLRDYELIVDSAEQPVERPTDYQEQKIYYSGKQKRHTLKSQFIVLPKAEDIVDVVIGQPGPTSDIKICRQTLSKFDSQQTFIGDKAYLGENQIRTPDKKPKNGELTENQIKENKVLSSRRIFVEHLIRVVKVFKVVQERFRLNKSRYKSVLLTVCGLVRLRISALILEVIEGEQSGEVIDVIISHSFPSKLDFVSSNPD
- a CDS encoding M6 family metalloprotease domain-containing protein — translated: MSAIFGETVIFQQDNGLDVELVVFGDEFYARYETKDGYTAVYDPERGLYCYAVLLNGRFASSGVPISKHPPSDIRRGLKEAETIRNEKFERRYADLRPPQPGAAANVARTLGPNNGLLEGRRVSEGHIRGLTVLVEFADLTSAVTAADVEAMLNAPNYRENGNFCSVREYYHLMSNGKLDYSNVVVGPIKLSQNQRYYVQNLLCREALDKVVNQLRINLSQFDSCGESIVDALSFMYAGRTVYEGNLWPHNSELNLIYNGIKVRYYTIQSLGRERVDLSIGTFCHESGHLLCRLPDLYDYGSRDGDFEKSAGMGYYCLMSAGNHLNNGHTPAPICGYLRDLVGWCDRQVRLNSPGVYESKQGDYGTLMKYETDRANEYFIIENRTQRGLDAYLPDSGLAVYHCDTLGSNEWQGGTRERHYQCGLLQADGHLDIESNRNQGDSTDLFKRVDGVALSYATTPSTRDWDSSDSGLALADISEPGEVIRLKVGSLVPSNVVTGKVTADLLIPDNKREGISCAIAISQAGKVKSLSVSIDITHTYIGDLQVELQSPSGKKVLLHDRAGGSRRDWQQTYSSSSTPALSVLNGELIAGDWLLNVRDLASRDIGRLNRWNIEIEYESAGQVARGEVSPNLSIPDNTPTGISSAIAIAQSGTLKDISVGVVIPHTYIGDLLVEIVAPSGQSVTLHNISGGSKDNLRMTYDRTSTPALEALIGQPIQGNWSLRVKDLQRLDTGKLEKWSLQLMY
- a CDS encoding alpha-amylase family glycosyl hydrolase, giving the protein MKRLGVTALWISPIFKQVRFRETYHGYGIQNFLEVEPHFGSREDLQKVVQTAHANGIYVILDIILNHAGNVFSYLGEQDHPWTGEMYPVEGFNDKNGSPTIPFTKPDPQNPPDYDGALFPVELQAPDTFTRKGYIKNWDYDPEFREGDFFDLKDIDHGYGSADDYLVSPALRHLCEAYKYWIAYADIDGFRIDTVKHMDMGATRYFVSVIREFAQGIGKENFFLLGEITGGRKRAYETLELTGLSAALGIDDIPDKLEYLVKGYRNPNEYFSLFRNSELVNKSSHIWFRNKMVTSFDDHDQVRKGNQKARFCADADASKVVLNVLALNALTLGIPCIYYGSEQCFDGRGGSDRYIRESMFGGEFGAFRTRGLHFFNEDHLVYRELAKILEIRRQNILLRRGRQYLRPISAPDDGVRFNLPEMVNGQIRSVVPWSRIFDGKEMLLAINTDYDQPKTAWVTIDNDLHCAGDGLTCLYSTDATQIGQSVTVAARNGKAVLVTVPAAAFVIFE
- a CDS encoding type II toxin-antitoxin system VapC family toxin — protein: MIKVLFDTSVLVASILVNHEQHSACISWLTRVKRGEIQGYIGTHTLAELYAILSAFPAKPRLSPQLVQQLIKENLDSFEIISLTSDDYKAVINLMVTLNLRGGAIYDALIAYGSLKAEVDHLLTLNLKHFIRFGGRIEKISMEPR